Proteins from one Chlorogloeopsis sp. ULAP01 genomic window:
- a CDS encoding ferritin-like domain-containing protein — MEELDHKKTIDLLNSIMEFELAGVVRYTHYSLMVNGPYRIPIVDFFKAQASESLLHAQQVGEILTGLDGHPSLKIAPMEESYKHSVKDILEESLAHEKKALDLYKKLLGAVTNASIYLEEFARTMIGQEEMHNLELKKMLRDFG, encoded by the coding sequence ATGGAAGAACTTGACCACAAAAAGACAATCGACCTGCTAAACTCCATCATGGAATTTGAACTAGCAGGAGTTGTGCGTTATACACATTATTCCTTGATGGTTAACGGACCTTATCGTATTCCCATCGTAGATTTTTTCAAAGCGCAAGCAAGTGAGTCTTTACTTCATGCCCAACAGGTAGGAGAAATTCTCACAGGTTTAGATGGGCATCCTAGTCTTAAAATTGCGCCGATGGAAGAATCTTACAAACACTCTGTTAAAGACATCTTGGAAGAAAGTTTGGCACACGAAAAGAAAGCTCTAGATTTGTATAAAAAACTGCTAGGTGCTGTTACTAATGCCAGTATTTATCTAGAGGAATTCGCTCGAACCATGATTGGGCAGGAAGAGATGCATAATCTTGAACTGAAAAAAATGTTACGCGATTTCGGTTAA
- a CDS encoding helix-hairpin-helix domain-containing protein yields the protein MIKFRYICLSVAACAIVTLSSCSSGTPTAENSPAPNNVNPATKTTHTGSHSGHSSNKKVNINTAILSELDKFEGQLGVPALSHKIQASRPYGSPEDLVTKKVITQEQFDKIKDQVTIEEVVLTGEAKDVDYMTKLGLMKGHLIVAQELLDKNQPKQAEPHIGHPVEEIYVDVEDQIKERKVKEFKTTLISLQDLVKAKPKDAKVKTDLTSSIQAVDGAIAALSETERTNPSFVLQVMNGLLDAANSEYGAAIANGKVSAAIEYQDSRGFVVYANDLYKGISSQVAKKNPTAHKAIETNMAELLKVWPSVTPPAKPVKTPEEVTKLVTTIEQESQKVVDASSTQAQKS from the coding sequence ATGATAAAATTCCGTTATATTTGCTTAAGTGTTGCGGCTTGTGCAATTGTGACTTTGAGCTCCTGTAGTAGCGGCACACCCACAGCAGAAAATTCACCCGCGCCGAATAATGTCAATCCTGCAACAAAAACTACACATACAGGAAGTCATAGTGGACATAGCAGCAACAAGAAAGTTAATATTAACACTGCGATTTTATCCGAGTTAGATAAGTTTGAAGGGCAGCTAGGTGTACCCGCTTTATCGCATAAAATTCAGGCAAGTCGCCCCTACGGTAGCCCAGAGGATTTAGTGACTAAAAAGGTAATTACCCAGGAACAGTTTGATAAAATCAAAGACCAAGTCACCATTGAGGAAGTGGTTCTTACAGGTGAAGCTAAAGATGTAGACTATATGACCAAGCTGGGGTTGATGAAAGGACATCTGATAGTAGCACAAGAACTATTAGATAAAAATCAGCCAAAGCAGGCAGAACCACATATTGGACATCCTGTGGAAGAGATTTATGTTGATGTAGAAGATCAGATCAAGGAACGCAAAGTTAAGGAATTCAAGACTACTTTGATCAGCTTGCAAGACTTGGTAAAAGCTAAACCCAAAGATGCCAAGGTAAAAACTGATTTAACTTCTTCTATACAAGCAGTGGATGGAGCGATCGCTGCTTTAAGTGAAACTGAACGGACTAATCCTTCATTCGTTCTTCAAGTGATGAATGGCTTGCTTGATGCTGCCAATTCGGAATATGGCGCGGCAATAGCCAATGGCAAAGTGTCGGCAGCTATTGAGTATCAAGATTCCCGTGGCTTTGTAGTGTATGCTAACGACTTGTACAAAGGTATTTCTAGTCAAGTAGCTAAAAAGAATCCCACAGCGCACAAAGCTATTGAGACGAATATGGCTGAACTATTAAAAGTTTGGCCTAGTGTAACTCCGCCAGCAAAACCAGTCAAAACACCAGAAGAAGTAACCAAGCTGGTGACAACCATTGAGCAGGAATCGCAAAAAGTGGTTGATGCTTCTAGTACCCAAGCACAAAAATCATAA